The genomic region CAGGCGCCAGCTCCGATACATTATCCACCACCCATAGCACCTCTGCCTGCTCACACAGTACCGCCAGTGCAACGACCGACTCAGACGGAAGTACCGAAAGTCGTTGTTTTAGGTACCAGAACATAGctatttgatttatttcttacatctaAAAATGAGAGCTGAtgtctaaattattaaaaacatttttcagaTTCAATTAAAAAAGGAGTAATGAGAACACAAGCAACTCAAACTGAAGTTTGTTTAGGAAGAAAACCGCTCCCACCTAATTACCTATCATTGAGTCCTAGAACAGTTAAAAGGGTATATAGTACTAGTAGTAACATATGaagtaaattgaatatattaaacagtaaatgcattttttttttaaatttataggtTAAAATGGTCGCAGCTGGCGTTCAAACTAATGGCTACACCGTAGGAGTACGTAGATTGACAAAGTCTTTTTCGGAAGTCGGAGGTGATAGACTAGCGGGACGTGATACACAAACTGATGTTTCTATTGATATAGAAAGGTAATATAAATTACGATTCTTAGTTGAAATTAATTTGTAGCCGCTCTTATAATCAAATAGTGCTTGCAGTATAATTGGAGCGGATCATGAAAAACTTCATAGAACACAGTCTGAAGAACCACCTAGATCTCCACGTTCGCCGACATCTGCAATGCCGACATCACCAATTATACAAAGAGGTGACTCAGACGATGTAACATCATCTTCCGTAAAATCAATAGCTTCATCACAAGTGGACAAATCGTCGGAACTAAGTATATTACAGCGGCAAGCACAAgaatattttcaacaaaattttcaatttattcatgAAAGCGATAGAGATGACACGATCGACGATGATATGGAAACTATTGAAAAAAGCATGGCGTTAAATCGTAGAAATTTAGAATATCTACAACAAGAAATAGCAAAACAAGCCAAAGGAGAAAGATCTCTGAGATCCATTTTGTCCAAAAGTACCAGCGATGCATctcataaaactataaattcttCCCACCATTTATCAAAAACGTCCACATTTCAATCCGAACCGTCGACTGAGACATCCGCTACAACTACCGATGATAGTGAAAAAAATgagaaagaaataattattgatttcgAACCTCGACCGGACGAAGAGGCTATACCTTTTACAACATTACgcagaaaaaataaaagaatattgcaAAAAACACTATCCGAAGGAGAAATATTATTGGATGCGTAAGTATTCTATAGATATGATGTATTGCAAAGTATccttcattatatattaagattaatgttttatttttataataaaatagacgaaaaacagaaattaattcTGATGGAATTAAAGATGCACCCATAGTAATGTCAACGAGCCAAGAAAACATGACTAAGGAAGACCGCGAAAGGGAGGCAAAATATCGACAATATGTATCCCAAAATTACAGCCAAACTCCAATTAAAGACGAAGGCATTTTTGGATTTGAGCCAGATGGTTCATTCaggtaaatatagtatataaatgaaacacaagtagattttttttataataattttaaacgcaATTATATTTAGTAGCACAACTCATGTAATCATCATCAACCACCGACTGGAAAACTTGAACGCTTGAGCGAGTCTTTTGATAAACATATGCTTCTCGGTTTAAAATTACTCTTAAGTATTAATTGCTTGCGCTTTCACTCATTCTGGATCATGTGATTCTCTTCGTAGTTCTTCAGACGGAAATGCACCATACGAAGATTTTCATGAAAAGTATATTAGTTACAAGCATGAACCATTTAGAATTCGAAGTGTAAGTTTCGAGGAGAAACCAGAAAGGGTTGTCAAGGAAGAAATTCCTTTGATTGGGTAGGTATCGTTTATTTCATCTTTAactttatatgatattatatattcgcCTAAATTTTGAACTTccttacatataattaatattggattttttggtaaattaaaactgaataaatactaaatatcaaaacattttagtaATGAATCATATTTTCAGCACTGCTAAATCAAGTCCAGCATCACCAGATCCCATAGGATGTAATGTGGAtgttgaacaaaaaacaaaactcacaaatactaaaaataatattactactaTTCTTGCGCCCTTAGAGAAATCTTCACCTTGTGCTTCTAGTGAATCACTCACTGTGGATCAAAGCAGGTTTGTTTTTAGTAAATCTAAAGATTTcagatgttttgtttttgaattaaaaaataagcttcattttattttttagggaTCACTCCGATGGAATGTGGAATGAGTCTCAAACAACTGTTCTACAAGTCGATTCTGGTACTGATAATGGAACAGTTGTAaggtaatacaaataaatattttaataaaataacaaccaaaactattgtatatatatatgaattattgtaatgctaCTTTTTCAGTTCTTCAGATCTAAGTTCCTTAGCCACCTCTCCTGGGGCATTAGCTTTATTAACTCCTACATCCAGAaggaaacaattattattacttcaacATCAACAAAGATCTTCTTTAGACACAGATGCATTAGATGAAGAATTTGACGCCTCTCAAGTAAGTGCTATAAAACAAAgtcaatattatatcaaatccGACATTGGTGTGTCATCATTGCATTTTGTAATTTACAGAGTCAGTCACCGACTTCTCCACGTAATAAATTAGACACAGCCAGTTCAAGTTCCGCACAACAAACAAGAGTATCACTATCACCACCAGCTGTCGTACCAAATATAACTTTGCCGATAACGAAACAGCCAACAATATCGAAATCTTTATCTCCAACTATATCAATAAAACCTAATACGCCAGCAATAGCCATCACACATCCAAGTTTAGATCTAAGTGACGTACCATTTAAAAGGACCccaagttttataaataaaaaaagagaacgAGCCTTAAGTCCTTCTAGAAGACAAGAATTACAGAGGAAAGCTCATAAAAAGGAACCAAATGGTACTATACCCAATCAAATAGTCGAATCCCCCTCAGAACCATCATTCACAAAACCCGCTAGTAGTGAAACTAGTTTAGCTAGAACTGATTCCGGAAAAATCAATACAACAGATGTATCGGAGAGCACAACCACGACTGAAGATTATGTAACTGCTAATTCCGATAGttcaaaaaaaagtaattgtaaaaaTCAAAACCACAGTaagtgtttaaattattatgaaattctatgtcttttaaattttcattttatatttttattttacaattttttacagATTCTGAAAACAATAACAAAGCCCAAGAAGGATCTTCCTTTGAAAGCGCATCGAGCTTGTATTCGTCTACAAAAACTGATAATGTAGCCGAAGATTTAGTGGTTCCAAGCTTTTCTCCACCTCTAGAAATAAGAGATGACTTTGTTGTACCTAACTTATCATCACCGCCACTACCACTACCAGACAGGTTACCTAAAACTACAGTTGAAAGAATCGAAGTGAAAGCTGATATCACACCCATTGAAACTAACAGAAGAATGAAAACAgaagtaaaaaaatcaaaagatgACGTTCCAAAGAAATCAGTGAGTTgtagtttatttattcaaacagTGCaatgtaagttaaaatataagtataaatataagtaaaaatatttcttatttttatatttatcaaacagATCAGTCGAGATGCAATTAATGGTAAAAGTAGTTCAAGCGGTAGTTACAGTATAGGTGGTTCAAATCCAAATGTTACCGAGAGTATGACGGATAAAGTCAGTGTAGACAAAATAAAAGAACTACCAGAAAAAATTGAAAAACCAGAAACAAAAGTAAGAGAAGAAAAGAAAGCTTCTAGTAATGAACAAAAAGAGCAATTAGTTCCTAAAATGGTGGTATGGTATCTTTGCATTCTATTTTATACatcaattaattttcattttatataattttaaatattatggtcTTGAAACCTAATTGTATTACAGGGATCTTTATCAGATGATGAAAGAAGCGTACACTATTCGTCATCAGGTTACTATGAAAGTCCTATTGAAGACGACGATGATGGAggtttaagtaatatttttttaatatttaaagttttgttgttcccttaatattaatactaaagttataatttttatattttagcctACAAACATTCACAAAAATATCGGTCAACAGGTAGACCTAAATCTTGGATATCGGAAGATAAAAGAAGGAAAAAGAAAGCCTTTACATTAGAATTCTCTAAATCCTATGATGATTCAATATCAACATCTCAAGACGACTGGGGTAAAAGAGATAAAGATCCAGAACCTCTCAATCATCGCTCTTCGTTCAAACCTACCAGCTCAAAATTACAAttagatgaaaaaaatatggaacctagaaagaaaaaaacacattttgtaGAAAAAACAAAGAGTGTTCAATCATCACCAAGAGATGTTATAGATTTAGAAAAAACTATTAAGGAGAAGATTACAAAAGAAAAGGAAAATGACAATAAAAGACCAACTGAGAGAGAAAGGTACGTCAAACGAACAAAACTTAAAGCGAAAAGCCCTacgcaaaataaaacaattgacgGAAGCTACAGCAGACTGGCTCATTACGACAGGAGGGATACCATAGGGTCAAACGTGAAGCTACACTTAAATATTCCTACATCAGATGACTCAAGTGAACAATACAGAAAAAATGGTAAGCTACATTATTAAgagagattattattattattattattattactctaaGGCATAAAATTCGTCCTGAAAATATAACtatctaattacaggcactgGTAATGGAAATATTTCTCCTAGAAAACATAGACGCTTACGAGATAGTCCACGACGAAAGTCAGGGAATAATAATAGTTCAGCAAAATCACCAACATCTAACAATCATGCTGCATATAGGTATTCTTACTTAGCTTTATTTTAGGTACAATGTAAAATGATTtggtataaaagtattttacattaaatataaattaacttttagaCCTAGACGAAAAAGTGGATCTAATGAAAGTATATCATTGCCTGGAAGTTTGCCTCGAAGGAAACAGTCTACACCGACGATTCCTTGCATGAGTTCCTTAGAAGCGGAAGATATTGAAACCGCCAGAACTCTAAACAGTGCAGGATCAACGTTAACTCCATTACGATATGTAAAAAGTCCGTCAGCGTCACCAAGGCACCATAAAAAGCAAGGCCAAGGTAagtattctttttaattattgaaaatatttttatttttagtatatggagttttatttttgtatttacgaGTATctgtattaaaacttttttatgttttttaataaatgtaacagtGACGAAACTTTtggaaattgaattaattattaaatcatatattGTAGTATTAATCAGTTCCAAAGAGCTATTCACGATGCttttttacaaatgaaaaacCTGCTTCTATCAAAGCAGTGATTGCATAAGTAGTTTTTGTAACAGCCGACGGAAAGTTTGCAAAGGCGGCCTCAGCAGAATCTCTACGTTCCGTTTCACCAGGATCAGACTCCGTGTTCTATTCAGAACACACTGAGCACGATATGGTTGGAGCGGAATGCGAAGCTAAAGCACACTGCCTTCACTGCGGCAAGGAAGTTCACATTGTTACTGCAACTCACGATCATGACAGCCGAGCTTCGAGAACTTCACACACAGATGTAAGTTATGAATTACGATTCCATATTACTACATAATACTGAAAAATTGtataggtataaaatatatataaatatatatgttagtttaaaataaatttatactttttttttaaattgtatgtaatattgttgtattgtttCTTAATTTTCCTAAGCTATTGATGTTTCTCATATCCAAACTATATTTGTCACATAAAAATGTcatgtatatagaaataaatattaatgatgataaatGGTTACTTAATCCTTAAGGAATCTTACGCTGATGCAACGCCTGATATTGTACCTGCACCAGCTGGCTTTGCGGATTCTCCATCTTGTGGAGCGGCTAAAAAGCCTGCAACTGGCGCTCGATTGTATAAGAAACTTGACAAAAGATATCGTTCTGAAGATAAGTCCAGACATTATCGTCATCGACAGGATGTTCGAGCGAAGGTA from Nymphalis io chromosome 11, ilAglIoxx1.1, whole genome shotgun sequence harbors:
- the LOC126771818 gene encoding uncharacterized protein LOC126771818 codes for the protein MPFELRSGGGPSGSGVSVSTQADIAHSAKGYESEDENAGRKRQKANDDRPTSKTTMYSKQEFREQYCINNKQLDLLELEKSKKDRFLGCLSQYHIESPCSRANRSSFLSVCVRRRVPSDENLNTDYAPIQRFPRFGQPAPAPPEVCAYDADLECSYFRRRPRSVCSQPDPKRYTWMPEDEDFTRMEWPQSVIEDNAGWPQNYSVDQIASISRGGSLPRPPSIIPCPAHTPIPPPPPPPPLTIPPHRTKHVSFARSHTLTTFDDSVMPAAVSGSRFRRDCERLIDGRVVKPENKQYATLPVMFQPFPPYPPYMPAQAPAPIHYPPPIAPLPAHTVPPVQRPTQTEVPKVVVLDSIKKGVMRTQATQTEVCLGRKPLPPNYLSLSPRTVKRVKMVAAGVQTNGYTVGVRRLTKSFSEVGGDRLAGRDTQTDVSIDIESACSIIGADHEKLHRTQSEEPPRSPRSPTSAMPTSPIIQRGDSDDVTSSSVKSIASSQVDKSSELSILQRQAQEYFQQNFQFIHESDRDDTIDDDMETIEKSMALNRRNLEYLQQEIAKQAKGERSLRSILSKSTSDASHKTINSSHHLSKTSTFQSEPSTETSATTTDDSEKNEKEIIIDFEPRPDEEAIPFTTLRRKNKRILQKTLSEGEILLDARKTEINSDGIKDAPIVMSTSQENMTKEDREREAKYRQYVSQNYSQTPIKDEGIFGFEPDGSFSTAKSSPASPDPIGCNVDVEQKTKLTNTKNNITTILAPLEKSSPCASSESLTVDQSRDHSDGMWNESQTTVLQVDSGTDNGTVVSSSDLSSLATSPGALALLTPTSRRKQLLLLQHQQRSSLDTDALDEEFDASQSQSPTSPRNKLDTASSSSAQQTRVSLSPPAVVPNITLPITKQPTISKSLSPTISIKPNTPAIAITHPSLDLSDVPFKRTPSFINKKRERALSPSRRQELQRKAHKKEPNGTIPNQIVESPSEPSFTKPASSETSLARTDSGKINTTDVSESTTTTEDYVTANSDSSKKSNCKNQNHNSENNNKAQEGSSFESASSLYSSTKTDNVAEDLVVPSFSPPLEIRDDFVVPNLSSPPLPLPDRLPKTTVERIEVKADITPIETNRRMKTEVKKSKDDVPKKSISRDAINGKSSSSGSYSIGGSNPNVTESMTDKVSVDKIKELPEKIEKPETKVREEKKASSNEQKEQLVPKMVGSLSDDERSVHYSSSGYYESPIEDDDDGGLTYKHSQKYRSTGRPKSWISEDKRRKKKAFTLEFSKSYDDSISTSQDDWGKRDKDPEPLNHRSSFKPTSSKLQLDEKNMEPRKKKTHFVEKTKSVQSSPRDVIDLEKTIKEKITKEKENDNKRPTERERYVKRTKLKAKSPTQNKTIDGSYSRLAHYDRRDTIGSNVKLHLNIPTSDDSSEQYRKNGTGNGNISPRKHRRLRDSPRRKSGNNNSSAKSPTSNNHAAYRPRRKSGSNESISLPGSLPRRKQSTPTIPCMSSLEAEDIETARTLNSAGSTLTPLRYVKSPSASPRHHKKQGQADGKFAKAASAESLRSVSPGSDSVFYSEHTEHDMVGAECEAKAHCLHCGKEVHIVTATHDHDSRASRTSHTDESYADATPDIVPAPAGFADSPSCGAAKKPATGARLYKKLDKRYRSEDKSRHYRHRQDVRAKSEERGKEEYSGMEKPQDTRIARSAGNSLDKLAGSNASVDPDEHEECSGSSDGAEDEKGVYATPWWCGNWILLSENEDNWTRIPPDMIEPANPQEDPTDSETEFNKRYVALTHRLVHRRACIELNRRQSNNTFESDKTVVVRRGNEEFGFRIHGSKPVVVSAIEPDTPAESSGLEVGDIIIAVNGINVLDKTHSEVVKIAHSGSEILELDVARTCEVVASLAHEGGPAALYSGYLWRAAPARAHLPPRWTRRWFVLKRDNCLYYYKTDSSIHPVGALMLVNYQLTEEDAGRAHGFRLQRGGGTRLQLAADTGEAAARWRAVLAHAIDASNQRDGWLEVTMRNMKLPPSSIPRPDCFGYLMKLGSKWKSWAKRYCVLKDACLYFYNDGNSKNAFGMACLHGYRIQTCAPGGKKYAFEVMPTEPKQRHFYFHTESEMDRKRWMAALEYSIDRWMKAG